In a genomic window of Myxococcaceae bacterium JPH2:
- a CDS encoding YIP1 family protein, whose amino-acid sequence MTSLAQPARVFVDPFEGTRVAVEARRWVWPLLILALCVSVSGTAFSLRWDATPSVLAEAASSGDLSGLSESELADKVQTASRKALVGGIAKGVFVMPLSVVLLAAVLWLCTWLFEKPAPFEQLVSAAALALLPIALYHLIFAVCAFFQFGLTEARAERLVPSSLAFLQGLSPRVQGLLKGADFFNLWSAALLGLGFSAATGMTKSRAVLLSGVLYAMYVGVFFVGLPAMGGGAK is encoded by the coding sequence ATGACCTCTCTTGCACAACCGGCGCGCGTTTTTGTCGACCCCTTCGAGGGAACGCGCGTCGCCGTCGAGGCCCGCCGCTGGGTGTGGCCCCTCCTGATCCTCGCCCTTTGCGTGTCCGTCTCCGGGACGGCGTTTTCCCTGCGGTGGGACGCCACCCCCTCCGTGCTGGCGGAGGCCGCTTCGTCGGGGGACCTCTCGGGTCTGTCCGAGTCGGAGCTGGCGGACAAGGTCCAGACGGCTTCCCGCAAGGCGCTGGTGGGTGGCATCGCCAAGGGCGTCTTCGTGATGCCGCTGTCGGTGGTGCTGCTGGCCGCGGTGCTGTGGCTGTGCACCTGGCTCTTCGAGAAGCCGGCCCCGTTCGAGCAACTCGTGTCCGCGGCGGCGCTCGCGCTGCTGCCCATCGCCCTCTACCACCTCATCTTCGCCGTCTGCGCCTTCTTCCAGTTCGGATTGACCGAGGCGCGCGCCGAGCGGCTCGTGCCCTCGAGCCTCGCGTTCCTCCAGGGCCTCTCGCCCCGCGTGCAGGGCCTCCTCAAGGGCGCTGACTTCTTCAACCTCTGGAGCGCCGCCTTGTTGGGACTGGGCTTCTCCGCGGCCACGGGCATGACCAAGAGCCGCGCGGTGCTGCTCTCCGGCGTGCTCTACGCGATGTACGTGGGCGTCTTCTTCGTCGGCCTCCCGGCGATGGGCGGAGGTGCCAAGTGA